The genomic window CCGAGGGCACGGTCGTCACGCCGGCCCGCGGCATCCGTCCGCAGCTCCTTGGGGAGGGAGAACTGCAGGTCCTCCTCGGCGGTGCGCACCTCTTCGACGTCGCGGTATCCGGCGGAGGCGAGGTCGTCGAGCACCTGCTGCACGAGCACCTCGGGCACCGACGCGCCGCTGGTGACCCCGACGGTCTCGACGCCCTCGAGCCAGGCCTGCTCCACCTCGTCCGCGTAGTCCACGCGATAGGCGGCCTTGGCACCGTACTCGAGTGCGACCTCGACGAGCCGCACGCTGTTCGACGAGTTCGCCGAGCCCACGACGATCACGAGGTCGGCATCCTTCGCGACCTTCTTGATCGCGACCTGGCGGTTCTGCGTCGCGTAGCAGATGTCGTCCGACGGCGGGTCCTGGAGCTCGGGGAACCGTGCCCGCAGGCGCCGCACCGTCTCCATGGTCTCGTCGACCGACAGCGTCGTCTGCGACAGCCACACGACCTTCGACGGATCGCGCACCTCGATGGTGTCAGCTTCGTCGGGAGAGTTCACGATGGTGACGTGGTCGGGCGCCTCGCCCGCCGTTCCCTCGACCTCTTCGTGGCCGACGTGACCGATGAGGAGGATCTCGAAATCGTCGCGGGCGAAGCGCACGGCTTCACGGTGCACCTTGGTGACGAGCGGGCAGGTCGCGTCGATGGCGCGGAGGCCGCGATCGGATGCCGCATTCACGACCGCCGGCGACACCCCGTGCGCGCTGAACACGACGTGGGCGC from Microbacterium sp. ProA8 includes these protein-coding regions:
- a CDS encoding 4-hydroxy-3-methylbut-2-enyl diphosphate reductase gives rise to the protein MPIPRIPRRREPLQDIAGSGQKRVLLASPRGYCAGVDRAVIAVEKALERFGAPVYVRKQIVHNIHVVTELEAAGAIFVEEVDEVPEGAHVVFSAHGVSPAVVNAASDRGLRAIDATCPLVTKVHREAVRFARDDFEILLIGHVGHEEVEGTAGEAPDHVTIVNSPDEADTIEVRDPSKVVWLSQTTLSVDETMETVRRLRARFPELQDPPSDDICYATQNRQVAIKKVAKDADLVIVVGSANSSNSVRLVEVALEYGAKAAYRVDYADEVEQAWLEGVETVGVTSGASVPEVLVQQVLDDLASAGYRDVEEVRTAEEDLQFSLPKELRTDAAGRRDDRALGGRSRA